The Leptolyngbya sp. 'hensonii' genome includes the window TTGGCTTTGCCGAGTTCTTCCAGTGGGCCAGTCATGTCACCCTGCCCCTGCCCGTCTTTATTTTGGCAGGAGCCCTGTTGGCGATCGCCTCCAATGCCGACAAGCGATCGGGACTGCCTTTCCGGGCTCAACCAACCTCACCCGCTCCCAACCTCCCGGCTGAACCAGCAACGCCCCTGCCCCCACCCGCGCCCCCGCGCCGATCGATTTCCTTTCTGATTCGCAACCCGGAAGAGACTGACTGAAGGGCAGGCAATGATAAGAAGTCCCCACTGAACCCTCATTTTGGATGGCTATGACAATCACGATTGATCTTTTGTATAACGGGGCAAATCTCTTTGTCCTCCCCTTTTGGGCGCTCATGATTCTGCTACCGAACTGGGGGGTAACCCAACGGGTGATGCAATCCTATCTGCCGTTTGTGGCCCTGGCTGCCCTCTACCTCTATTGGTTTACTGGGGCGCTGAATGCGGAAACGGCCCAGGCTCTGGCCAATCCCCAATTGGCCGATATTGCCCGGTTTTTTAGCGAGAAAGAGGCGGCGGCGATCGGGTGGGTGCATTTCCTGGTCATGGATCTGTTTGTCGGGCGTTGGATCTACTGGGAAGGCCAGAAGACAGGGATCTGGACTGTCCATTCCCTCCTGTTCTGCCTGTTCGCCGGTCCTCTGGGGCTGCTCTCCCACATCCTCACCCACTGGATCGCTCAGCGCTTCTCCAAAACGGCTTCTGAAGTGGAAGCGGCCTAAACGGATTTGCTGCCTGCTCCTGCTGTGCCTACGCCCAGCAAGAGCACCAGGGTTCCTAGCAGGACCAAGGTTCCAGGGATTTCTCGAAAGATTAAAATGCCCAGAAGGCTGGCCCCGATCGGTTCAAACAGAATGGCGAGGGAAACTAGTGTGGGGGACAGCCAGCGCACCGCCCAGTTGATGCTGCTGTGGCCGATCAGTTGGGGAACCAGAGCCATTAAAAGGAGATAGAAGTAAACAATCGGCGGATAACCCGTGTAGCGGCTGCCCCACAACAGGGGGAGGGGCAGGAGCAGGAGGGCTGCCACACTGTAGGCAATCGCGCTGTAGTGGCTCAGGCTCAGTCCCTGCCGTTGGGCCTCGCGGCCTACTAAAAAGTAGAGGCTCACGGCCCAGGAGCCCACCAGGGCTAACCCATTGCCCAGGAGGGGCTGGGAAGCCCTACTGGGGACGCCCGTTTCTCCAAACCCAACGATCAGACTTCCGAGCAAGGCCAGAGCAATGCCCAAAATCGTCAGTCGGGTGGGTTTTTCCCCCCACCCGATCCAGGTGATCAGGGCCACCCAGACTGGATTGGTGGTGACCAGGGCCGTGGAGGCGACGATCGAGGTATAGGAGAGGGAGGTAATCCAGGTTGCGAAATGCAGTCCCAGTAGGAGTCCGGCGACGATCGCCAAAGGAATGGGAGTGAAACGCTGCCTGGGGACAGGGACGGCTGTGGCCCTGGCCTGGAAGGATTGGATGAGGACGATCGGCAGGATCATCAGAGCAGCCAGGCTGAGGCGGGATGCCGCGATCACCAGGCTGAAGCCCACCCCCTGCACCCCTGCGGCCCCGATCGCCAGACGGATCAGCACGGCGGACATCGAAACGGCCAGGATGCCACTCAGAAGGATGAGCCCAATCTGCCATCGGGTCGGGGGGGAATGGGAGGTCATAGGGGTGAAGCGTCTCTTCAGGAAAATTGGGTCAGTTCACTGGCGGTTACGCACCGTTGCTGATCGAGTTGCTGCAGGTGCCGTTTCTCTTTGTAATATTCGCTCTGGTAAAAAGCCTGTCGGCGTTGGGTTTCTGAGCGGGGAGACTCCTCCTCTGTCGCCGCCTCCCATGCCTGCAGGTCTGCTGCCAGGGGGTCCACCAGGCTGATGGGATCCGCCTCACCCTGATCCTGGGCCTCCTGGGCCTGGAAGTCCGACTGACTGGCCTCTTCCCACATACTCAACAGGTGGCGGCAGCGTTTTTCACACATGATGCGCTCCAGGCTGGCGGCGGCAGAACGAATCATCAGGGCAGGACGATGAATCTCTAGCTCGGTCTTTTCATCCAGTTGGAACAGGTGAATCACCTGTTTCAGAGAACTGGAGGCTTCAATGCAGCGATCGCGGAGGGCCATCATCAGGGTTTCGGCAGGGATGTTCTGCTCTTCCAATTCCAGAATCTGTCGCCAGAGGAACCGATGATGGGACAGGCCAAATTCCAGGTCACGGGAGGTCAGGGCCTCCCGGACGGCGGGGCGATCGTCCGGGCAGTGGAGGTAAATCCGCAACAATTGGGCCTCTGCGGATTCTCGTAGGGTGTAATCGGCGGAGCTTTCCCATTTTTGCGATCGTCCGTGCCAGCGCTGTCCCCGTACTTGCTGGCGCAGGTCTTCTTCCAGCCGCAGGGCAATGCGCCCATCCCCCTGGCTGAGTAACCCCGCGCACTGGTGGATATAGTGGGTCCGCAGGGTCGCATTGGGCAGGTTGCCCAGCAGTTTGACAATCTCCTGCACCCCCTGCTGGAACTGGTCCGCCTGTTTCAAGTCCCGCCCTGCCAGAGCCTGCTGAATTTGCCAGTCCAACCAGAGGGGGGCCTGGGAGAGGAGATCCCGATACTCTTCTGGGGGGTGACTGCGGAGAAACTCATCCGGATCTTTACCATCGGGAATGGTGAGGACACGCAGTTGCACCTGCCCCTGATAGGCCAGATTGGCGACTTCGCCGATCGCCCGATCGACGGCCTTGCTTCCGGCTGCATCCGCATCAAAATTGAAAACCACCTGTTTGGATTCGGTATAGCGGAGGAGTAGCTTCACCTGATTAGCTCCCAGAGCGGTTCCCAAAGAGGCCACGACATTGGAGATGCCATGGGCATGCAGGGAGATGGCATCAAAGTAGCCCTCCACGACCACCGCCTGATCTTGCTTGGCAATGGCGGATCGGGCCTTGTCGAGGGCAAACAGGGTTTTGCCTTTGTCGAACAGCTCGGTTTCGGGGGAGTTGAGGTATTTGGGCTGTTCCTCCCCCAGGGCTCGGCCCCCGAAGCCGATTACCCGCCCCTGCAGATCGTGGATCGGAATCATCAGGCGATCACGGAAGCGATCGTAATAACTGCCCCCTGACTTGCGGGGTAGAATCAGGCCCGCTTTTTCCGCCAGGTCTACTGGATAGTGTTTCTGCTCGACTAAATAGCCGTAGAGGGTCTCCCAACTGGCTGGAGCATAGCCTAACTGGAACTGCTGGATTGCCGCCGGATCCAATTTGCGGCTGACCAGCAAATATTCCAGGGCCTCTCTCCCTTGGGGTTGCTGGAGCGCATGCTCGTAGAACCGGGCCGTGAGGGAGAGAATCTCATGCAGTTGCTCTCGAATGGAGAGTTGCCGTTGCAGTTCTTGCCGTTGTTCGGGTTCCAGGGTTTTGATCTGGACCTGGTATCTGCGAGCCAGTTGGAGCACGACATCCGTGAAGGACTGGCGGTTCAACTCCATCAGGAACTTGAAGGCATTGCCCGCAGCCCCACAACTGAAACAATAATAAAACTGCTTGCTGGGGCTGACGCTAAAGCTAGGGGACTTATCGTCGTGGAAGGGACACAGACCCGTGAAGTCTTTTCCCTGCTTCCGTAAGACCACATGCTCGGAAACCACATCGACGATGTCAGCTTTCTCTTTGACTTCCTCGATCGTGTCCGGATGTAGACGAACTGTCGCCATAGAGTCCCTTATGACCTTCAGGTTCTCCTTATTTTACTGATTTTGGCTAGCCCCTATGCGGATGGATTTTGAACCAGAAGATGGCGCAGCGATGGCGCAGATCTTTCAAGGGCGTTGCTGAATAGAAGTATGATTTTCGTGCTTGAGCCTTATGCAGCCCTCACCCTAGCCCTCTCCCAAAGGAGAGGGAACAAGAGTTTTAGCTCCCTTCTCCTGCGGGAGAAGGGTTGGGGATGAGGGTAATTCATATTTGCATTCAGCAAAGCCGTTTCAAGATCTACGGATTAAAGATCTACGGACATCTCAGCCACGGCCTTCTCGGTTTGGAGAGGGTGGGATAAATTGATCCGACCATGGGGATTGGCGACCACTGCCGCGAACAGCGCTTCGTACTGATCCAGAGCTTTCGGACGGGCATAGTACTCTTCCGCATGGATCCGACCTTTCTTCCCTAGAAGCTCGGCCTTGGCTGGATTGGCATACAAATCCCGAATGGCTGCAGCCAAGGCTCCAGGATTTTCCGGGGGCACCAGGATGCCGCCCCCACTCCGTTCCACTGCTTTAGCCGCCGTGCCCTCCGCCGGAACTGAGGCGATGATGGGCCGACCACTGGCCAGCAAAACCTGGGTTTTTGAGGGCATGTTGAAGGAAATCACGTTATGGCGCTGGACAATGAGCCCAATGTCGGCGGCAGCCAACATCTCCGGCAACTTTTCCCTGGGGGCAAAAGGCAGCAACTTGACATTCTCTGTCTGGTAGCGATCGCAGTGACGCTGGAGCCGCTGTAAGGCCCCTGGCTCCCCGACAATCACGATCTCAATTTCCGAAATGTCTTTCAACCGGGCCGCCGCCTGAATGACTGTTTCCAGCCCCTGGGTCAGGGCAATATTCCCGGAATAAAGGACGACAAACTTACCCTGTAACCCGTGTTCTTCCCGAAACGAGTTATGTTCCTTGGGCAAGGGCCGAATGAAGTCGGTATCGACCCAATTAGGGATGCAAACAATCTTGTCCCCTGGGACATTTTTCCCCAGCAGGTTTTCCACAAAACCATCTGTAATGACACTGATGGTGTGGGCCATCCGATAGGCAAACTTCTCTAAAAATTCAAAGACCCGAATCATCAGCTTGTTTCGAATCAGCCCGACGTGAATGGCCGCTTCTGGTAGGATATCCTGCAGATTCACCACCACCGGGCAGGACCGGAACAGCCCCAATAGGGCTGCTGGAACCGATGCGGGCAGGGGAGGAGCCGTGAGCAGGATGACATCCGGTCGCCAGCCTCGCCAGGCCTGGACAAAACTGGTGGCAACGAAACTGGCATCCAGCATCAGCCGATCGAGCAAATTTGGTTTGGGACGAATCCAGACATAGCTGCGTTGGATCAGCACCCCATTCCGCTGCTCAGATAGGTAGAACTTACCGCGATAGTCTTCGTAAATCTGCCGTTGAGGGTAATTGGGCATCGCAGTCACGACGCGGACTTCATGCCCACGTTGCACTAATCCCTCAGCTAACTCCGTCATCAAGGGCGCAATGCCGATCGGCTCCGGATAGTAGTTATAGGAATAAATCAGAATTCTCATGAGGGCAAGTCATTCCAATCAGATGGCACCAAGCAGATGGCAGTTTACACAGACTAAGAACATAGCCTGACTAGCCGGTTTGATAACTGACTATTCATACCTTTTGTTAAATCAACATCTGGATATTCTGAACATCCAGATGTAAATCTTTACGTGCTCTTTATGTTTTGCTCCCTGTCTCTAACCTATCTTTACTGAAAAGTTAATCTTCAATCAAGAGGGATGCCCCTCTGTAAAGTCAGGAACGGTCCTGATTTTGCAAGGTGATTGCAGCCTCAATTTCCTCAACAGAAAGGGGCTGGACGTTCACTTTTATTGTGAAGCAGTCTTCAAGCGCTGCCGTTAAGGTTGTTACAACCTGGTGTAATAAGTTTTCCCAGGTAGCGGTCTGAGATAACAGGGGCAGAGGGGTGGGCTTCTGGCCAAATACCTGGGCCATCAGGACTGGATCCACTTGCAGGGCCATAGAGCCATGTTGTAGCACCGTATTCCCCTGGCGGAGTTGGGCACTGCCAATCAGTTTGGTGCCATCGGGGAGAACCAAGTCGGCCTGGGTAGCGGTGCCAAAACAGTGGGGATTGTGAATGTAGCCCCGTTTTGCTTCCCCATACTCCAGGGTCAGGCCCAGCGATCGCCAGCCCTGGATTAAAAACTCACAAATCTGTCGATAGGCTTGCACCCGATCAGGAACCAGACCGGAGGTAATGACCGCGTAGGTCAGATCTCCCTGGTGGAGGACAGCTCGTCCTCCTGTGGGCCGCCGCACTAGATCGATCGGAGATCCCTGCCAGACGAGTTGATTCCAATGTTCTGGCCATTGTTGTTGATGTCGCCCCAGGGAGATCGCCGGGGGAGCCCAGGTATAAAATCGGAGGGTTGGGGGATGGTGGCCCAGGGCATGCTGCCGAAACAACCAGTGATCCACAGCCATCTGGGTGCAGCCATCCGCCTCCAGGAGGGGAATAAAACGCCAAACTGGGGTCAATCTTAAGCGGCCCCAAATTCAGCCAATAAGGCTTCATCATTGTCGTCTGCGATCGTGGCCACCACTGTAATTGCCCGTGAGATTTCCCCCGGAGACAGTTCAGCGACGGTCCGGCTGGTCAGAACGACGATGGCCTGATTAAAAATGCCAAAGCGAGCTTCAAAGGTTTGATCCCAATTCATTTCCAACAGCTTCCGCAGGAGTTGGGGTTCATGCTTGACCGGCAAGGGCAGAATAGAAGACCAGACCGTCAGGGTGTCTTCATCGGTCTCCCCCGTAAACTGAACAAACACTTCCACACTGCCATATTTGAATTTCCAGAGATGGCCTGCATCTCCATGGCTGA containing:
- a CDS encoding ABA4-like family protein; its protein translation is MTITIDLLYNGANLFVLPFWALMILLPNWGVTQRVMQSYLPFVALAALYLYWFTGALNAETAQALANPQLADIARFFSEKEAAAIGWVHFLVMDLFVGRWIYWEGQKTGIWTVHSLLFCLFAGPLGLLSHILTHWIAQRFSKTASEVEAA
- a CDS encoding DMT family transporter; translated protein: MTSHSPPTRWQIGLILLSGILAVSMSAVLIRLAIGAAGVQGVGFSLVIAASRLSLAALMILPIVLIQSFQARATAVPVPRQRFTPIPLAIVAGLLLGLHFATWITSLSYTSIVASTALVTTNPVWVALITWIGWGEKPTRLTILGIALALLGSLIVGFGETGVPSRASQPLLGNGLALVGSWAVSLYFLVGREAQRQGLSLSHYSAIAYSVAALLLLPLPLLWGSRYTGYPPIVYFYLLLMALVPQLIGHSSINWAVRWLSPTLVSLAILFEPIGASLLGILIFREIPGTLVLLGTLVLLLGVGTAGAGSKSV
- the dnaG gene encoding DNA primase, with protein sequence MATVRLHPDTIEEVKEKADIVDVVSEHVVLRKQGKDFTGLCPFHDDKSPSFSVSPSKQFYYCFSCGAAGNAFKFLMELNRQSFTDVVLQLARRYQVQIKTLEPEQRQELQRQLSIREQLHEILSLTARFYEHALQQPQGREALEYLLVSRKLDPAAIQQFQLGYAPASWETLYGYLVEQKHYPVDLAEKAGLILPRKSGGSYYDRFRDRLMIPIHDLQGRVIGFGGRALGEEQPKYLNSPETELFDKGKTLFALDKARSAIAKQDQAVVVEGYFDAISLHAHGISNVVASLGTALGANQVKLLLRYTESKQVVFNFDADAAGSKAVDRAIGEVANLAYQGQVQLRVLTIPDGKDPDEFLRSHPPEEYRDLLSQAPLWLDWQIQQALAGRDLKQADQFQQGVQEIVKLLGNLPNATLRTHYIHQCAGLLSQGDGRIALRLEEDLRQQVRGQRWHGRSQKWESSADYTLRESAEAQLLRIYLHCPDDRPAVREALTSRDLEFGLSHHRFLWRQILELEEQNIPAETLMMALRDRCIEASSSLKQVIHLFQLDEKTELEIHRPALMIRSAAASLERIMCEKRCRHLLSMWEEASQSDFQAQEAQDQGEADPISLVDPLAADLQAWEAATEEESPRSETQRRQAFYQSEYYKEKRHLQQLDQQRCVTASELTQFS
- a CDS encoding glycosyltransferase family 4 protein, translating into MRILIYSYNYYPEPIGIAPLMTELAEGLVQRGHEVRVVTAMPNYPQRQIYEDYRGKFYLSEQRNGVLIQRSYVWIRPKPNLLDRLMLDASFVATSFVQAWRGWRPDVILLTAPPLPASVPAALLGLFRSCPVVVNLQDILPEAAIHVGLIRNKLMIRVFEFLEKFAYRMAHTISVITDGFVENLLGKNVPGDKIVCIPNWVDTDFIRPLPKEHNSFREEHGLQGKFVVLYSGNIALTQGLETVIQAAARLKDISEIEIVIVGEPGALQRLQRHCDRYQTENVKLLPFAPREKLPEMLAAADIGLIVQRHNVISFNMPSKTQVLLASGRPIIASVPAEGTAAKAVERSGGGILVPPENPGALAAAIRDLYANPAKAELLGKKGRIHAEEYYARPKALDQYEALFAAVVANPHGRINLSHPLQTEKAVAEMSVDL
- a CDS encoding biotin/lipoate A/B protein ligase family protein translates to MTPVWRFIPLLEADGCTQMAVDHWLFRQHALGHHPPTLRFYTWAPPAISLGRHQQQWPEHWNQLVWQGSPIDLVRRPTGGRAVLHQGDLTYAVITSGLVPDRVQAYRQICEFLIQGWRSLGLTLEYGEAKRGYIHNPHCFGTATQADLVLPDGTKLIGSAQLRQGNTVLQHGSMALQVDPVLMAQVFGQKPTPLPLLSQTATWENLLHQVVTTLTAALEDCFTIKVNVQPLSVEEIEAAITLQNQDRS
- a CDS encoding YbjN domain-containing protein is translated as MTTYQPESEKGSHDDLVTDLIEDAAATSMIDVIETVISSLDHENTAMVSHGDAGHLWKFKYGSVEVFVQFTGETDEDTLTVWSSILPLPVKHEPQLLRKLLEMNWDQTFEARFGIFNQAIVVLTSRTVAELSPGEISRAITVVATIADDNDEALLAEFGAA